GCCACTACTTCCTCTTCAAAACCAGCTCTGGCTAGAATGAGACTAACAGCTACAGGATGAGTGAAATACTCAAATTCCCGACCTTTGCGCATCTGGCCTTTATGCCAGTAACTGGCCAACCGAATCGCATTTTCGACAATTGGTGAAAATAGGGGATTAAGGCTTTGATCCATAAATAATAATAAAACCTGACAATACGTTAGCAAAAATTTGCTAAAAAGTCATGGACGCTTATAGTCATATTTATTTAATTTAGTGTAATATCATGGCATGGAATTAGAACCAGACTATAACCAAGGCAAACAAAGGTTTGTTGAGTGGCTGTTTTTACTTAGTTTTTGGGAGTTGAAAACAGCTTCTGAAGGCGAAGCCAAAAATGCAGCCACGCGTCATCTACTCCTTTTAAAAGAAATGTTTCCTAATTTTGATACTTCTAGTTTCCTACAATTATTAGACCCTCTTGAGCTCTCGTAACCGCCGTATAGAGCCAGCGCCGCCACTCTTCATCACTCATGTGCTGATTACGTTCTTCAAAAATAATGACTTTGCGGGCTTGAGAGCCTTGGGCTTTGTGGACAGTCAAAGCATAGCCAAAATCAAATAGCTCTCCCATTTGTGCAAAAGTTAAACCGGGAATGTCGGGGAGGGTAGTGCTAGCCCCAAATTGATAGGCCGAAATGTCTCCAGAAAAAAGCACTTCATCGTCCATAGCAATATCAGCTTGATACCAATGTTTTTTACCATGCCCATCAAATTTTGGCTCGATAAAATGGATAATGCCCAGCATGCCGTTGTAGAGTCCATATTCCCAACTATTTTTGAGACAAATGACCCGATCACCAATGGTGGGTTCTTGACTATATATCTCTTTAATTAATCGAATTTGGTTATTTAATTTAACCCTTGTATGATTCATGCCAACCAAAAGTAAAGTTTCTTCATCCCAACGCTCCAGCAAATCTTGAACAATACTGTGAATATCTGGATCAGTGCGAGAGTATTTTTTAACTTGACTAGAATAGGTTCCAACTGGAATGTAGCCATCTTCCCGAGCCATTTGCGATAGCTTAATAATAGGGGAATCAGCCACTTGGCGATGGATTTGCTCAAGTCGTAGCTGTGGTTTAGCAACCAGTGAAAAATTATCACCAATTGGCGGCAGCTGACCATGATCGCCAACAGCAATGATGGGCCGGTCAAAACTCAGCAAATCTTGCCAAATTTTTTTTGTAATCATTGAAGCCTCGTCAATAATAATCAGATCTTGGTCAATACTATCCCGTTTTTCCCAGCTAATCACTCGCCCCCTACTATCGTCAATAGCTTTGTAAATCAGAGAGTGAATAGTACTAACCCGATCTTGATCTAAAATCGCTTTTTGCCTACTTAGATTTTCTTTGAGAACCTGGGAAGCTTTGCCCGTAAATGAGCAAAAAGCTACTGAAAGTTTTTTATTTTTTTTAAGCAGTTTTTGACGCAATACTCCCAATAGAGTAGTTTTACCAGTACCAGCATAACCACCCAAAGTGATGAATTGTTTTTTTGGATGTTCCTGCCAGGCAATCAAAGATTCTAAGGCCTGTTTTTGATCTGATGTTAGTTGCACCATATTATTTTATTTATAGCCACTTTTTCCAAAATAAAAGTCCCAGGAAAAGCATTGATAAGCCAAAAGTTATTAACATAATAAAGATAAAGGCCATAGGGTGATTACCTAAAGGCAAAGCTACATTCATGCCATAAAGACTTCCAATCACCGTTGGAATAGTCAGTAAAATCGTAAAAGAGGTCAAAAATTTGATAGTCCGGTTTAGATTATTAGTAAAAATGATCTGGTAGCTATTACGCAGACTGACTAAGGTTTTAGCATTGCTCCGGCACAAATTGGTTGATTGTTTTAGTCCAATCAGTACATCTTCAAACAAATCTTTATCACCTTCATACTGACGCAAATAGTTGCCTGACAGCATTACTTCAAACATAGCTTCCATAGGTTGAAGCGCAGCTAAATACTGATTGAGAATTTCTTCGCTATTTATCAAAAAAGTAATATCCGCATTGCTGATATTTTCCAAACCTTTTTTTTGTTTATTGACCCGATCATTAACTTGCTTGATCTTTGACATAAACTCCCGCGCCACTATATTTAAAATTTGTAGCAGTAGTTTAGATTGCTGGGTAGTAGCTGGAGCTAGCTTATTTTGGCCAATATTTTCAACCAGTTCACAGTGCACCGGAGCGATAGTCACAAAATATTTTTTACTTAAAATGATAGTTAGTGGCACTGTATATAAGTTGGCTGTTTTTTCTTCGTAAGGCAAACGGGCAAAGAGCAGTAATGTTCCATTAATCCGTTCAATTCTTGGGACTTCAAAGAGATCCAAACTATCTCTAATTTCTTCAATGCCCAAATGTAATAATTTAGCTGCCTGGTCAATATCATCAGGACTCACCTGATCAAAATGCAACCAAGCACCACTACGAATCTGTTTAATTTGGCTGAAGCGTTTACTTTTTAAGGTTTTAAAGTAAATTTTAAGCATGTGCTTATCGTAACGTAAGAAGCTGCAAAACTGAAGTGGAAGATACTTATTTGTTTTTTAGAAATGGCTTGATTTCTTTATAAAACATAAATCCAGCTAAAATCATGCCTCCAAAAGTCCCAATCAAAACAAAAAGAGGAGAGGTACTAAATTTCTTATCTAGCCAAACTCCACCACCAACACCTAGCATCAAAGGTACTACTAAATTAAAACCCAGCTGCATTGCCAGTCCAAAAAGTTGGAATTTTTCGAAATTTTTAGGTTGGGGCATTAAGGTAAAATGATAAAAACTACTAATAATATAGATTTATTTTAAGGTAGACAAAGCCACATTATCA
This DNA window, taken from Candidatus Beckwithbacteria bacterium, encodes the following:
- a CDS encoding AAA family ATPase, producing the protein MVQLTSDQKQALESLIAWQEHPKKQFITLGGYAGTGKTTLLGVLRQKLLKKNKKLSVAFCSFTGKASQVLKENLSRQKAILDQDRVSTIHSLIYKAIDDSRGRVISWEKRDSIDQDLIIIDEASMITKKIWQDLLSFDRPIIAVGDHGQLPPIGDNFSLVAKPQLRLEQIHRQVADSPIIKLSQMAREDGYIPVGTYSSQVKKYSRTDPDIHSIVQDLLERWDEETLLLVGMNHTRVKLNNQIRLIKEIYSQEPTIGDRVICLKNSWEYGLYNGMLGIIHFIEPKFDGHGKKHWYQADIAMDDEVLFSGDISAYQFGASTTLPDIPGLTFAQMGELFDFGYALTVHKAQGSQARKVIIFEERNQHMSDEEWRRWLYTAVTRAQEGLIIVGN
- a CDS encoding magnesium transporter CorA family protein, translated to MLKIYFKTLKSKRFSQIKQIRSGAWLHFDQVSPDDIDQAAKLLHLGIEEIRDSLDLFEVPRIERINGTLLLFARLPYEEKTANLYTVPLTIILSKKYFVTIAPVHCELVENIGQNKLAPATTQQSKLLLQILNIVAREFMSKIKQVNDRVNKQKKGLENISNADITFLINSEEILNQYLAALQPMEAMFEVMLSGNYLRQYEGDKDLFEDVLIGLKQSTNLCRSNAKTLVSLRNSYQIIFTNNLNRTIKFLTSFTILLTIPTVIGSLYGMNVALPLGNHPMAFIFIMLITFGLSMLFLGLLFWKKWL
- a CDS encoding AtpZ/AtpI family protein, which gives rise to MQLGFNLVVPLMLGVGGGVWLDKKFSTSPLFVLIGTFGGMILAGFMFYKEIKPFLKNK